Proteins encoded within one genomic window of Neorhizobium galegae bv. orientalis str. HAMBI 540:
- a CDS encoding AraC family transcriptional regulator, translating into MRAKGRNGFRMFRCGMAGVQAVVARSDHHFARHTHDQYGIGVIESGAQKSASGRGPVEAGPGDVITVNPGEVHDGAPIGDEGRLWQMLYFDPDVIARAVADIRQGRPGDFEFADPVLRQPPQAATMRQLFTAMTVEQAGAELRRQELLLTLLAEVMRDAPEPKPVPQAIRAARERIDDDPAKAVTLADLAGLAGLSQFQLLRAFDRAMRLTPHAYLIQRRVQLARKLIAGGAGLAEAALASGFADQSHMTRVFTRSFGISPRLYAVAVR; encoded by the coding sequence ATGCGCGCGAAGGGACGAAACGGATTTCGGATGTTTCGATGCGGCATGGCCGGCGTGCAGGCGGTCGTGGCCCGCTCCGACCACCATTTTGCCCGTCACACCCATGACCAGTACGGCATCGGCGTGATCGAGAGCGGCGCCCAGAAGTCCGCAAGCGGACGCGGTCCGGTGGAAGCCGGACCGGGCGACGTCATCACCGTCAACCCCGGCGAAGTGCACGACGGCGCGCCGATCGGCGATGAAGGGCGTTTGTGGCAGATGCTCTATTTCGATCCGGATGTGATCGCCCGTGCCGTCGCCGATATCCGCCAGGGCAGGCCCGGCGATTTCGAATTTGCCGATCCGGTGCTGCGGCAGCCGCCGCAGGCCGCGACGATGCGGCAGCTGTTCACGGCGATGACCGTCGAGCAAGCCGGCGCCGAACTCCGCCGCCAGGAATTGCTGCTGACGCTGCTGGCCGAGGTGATGCGGGACGCACCGGAGCCGAAACCGGTACCGCAAGCGATCCGGGCAGCGCGCGAGCGGATTGATGACGATCCGGCCAAAGCGGTCACCCTTGCCGATCTGGCGGGCCTTGCCGGCCTTAGCCAGTTCCAGCTCCTGCGCGCTTTCGACAGGGCAATGAGGCTTACCCCGCATGCCTACCTGATCCAGCGACGTGTCCAGCTGGCGCGAAAACTGATCGCCGGCGGGGCGGGACTTGCGGAGGCGGCGCTGGCCAGCGGCTTTGCCGACCAGAGTCACATGACACGCGTCTTCACCCGCAGTTTCGGGATTTCCCCACGCCTCTACGCGGTTGCGGTGCGTTGA
- a CDS encoding VOC family protein, giving the protein MAACFRYIVNDVKSAIDFYSAHLGFKLEMHPAPPFAEISRGDMHLYLSQPNPRGGGGAPMPSGEQQAPGGWNRIHLTVDDLDGMVERLKLAGCGFRNEIIQGTGGKQILLEDPSGNLIELFEPNTPAYRAPGSGTKTAGG; this is encoded by the coding sequence ATGGCCGCATGCTTCAGATACATCGTCAACGATGTAAAGTCGGCGATTGACTTCTACTCAGCACACCTTGGCTTCAAGCTCGAGATGCACCCCGCCCCGCCTTTCGCGGAAATCTCACGTGGCGACATGCATCTCTATCTCTCCCAGCCGAACCCGCGGGGTGGCGGCGGTGCGCCGATGCCGTCCGGAGAGCAGCAGGCACCCGGCGGGTGGAATCGCATCCATCTGACCGTCGACGACCTGGATGGGATGGTTGAGCGGCTGAAACTGGCCGGCTGCGGCTTCCGCAACGAGATCATCCAGGGGACGGGCGGCAAGCAGATTTTACTGGAGGATCCGTCCGGAAACCTGATCGAACTGTTCGAGCCGAACACGCCCGCTTATCGCGCCCCCGGCTCAGGCACGAAGACCGCCGGCGGTTGA
- a CDS encoding 2-hydroxyacid dehydrogenase, translated as MKPDILLVEPMMQFIEDQLDAAYTVHRLYDPAQKETLEAALPNIRAVATGGGTGLSNEWIEKLPSLGVIAINGVGTDKVDLKFTRSRNIDVTTTPGVLTDDVADMGIALMLGVLRHVAKGDAFVRAGKWGKEGFPLGHSPKGKRLGILGLGQIGKAFGRRAEAFGMDVHFWNRSPVKDTTWKSCASPVALAQDSDVLCVIVAANAQTKDIVNGEVLKALGPKGILINIARGSVVDENALLAALNDGTIGAAGLDVYLDEPRIREDFFTAPNTVLMPHQGSATVETRVAMGELVLANIAAHFAGEKPPTTVN; from the coding sequence ATGAAACCAGATATCCTGCTTGTGGAACCGATGATGCAGTTCATCGAAGACCAGCTCGATGCCGCCTATACCGTGCATAGACTGTATGACCCGGCGCAGAAGGAAACGCTGGAAGCGGCGTTGCCGAACATCCGCGCGGTCGCGACCGGCGGCGGCACTGGCCTTTCCAACGAATGGATCGAGAAGCTGCCGTCGCTCGGCGTCATCGCCATCAACGGCGTCGGCACCGACAAGGTCGATCTCAAATTCACCCGCAGCCGCAATATCGACGTCACCACCACGCCCGGCGTGCTGACCGATGACGTCGCCGACATGGGCATTGCGCTGATGCTCGGCGTGTTACGCCATGTCGCCAAGGGCGACGCCTTCGTACGCGCCGGCAAATGGGGCAAGGAAGGCTTTCCGCTTGGGCATAGCCCCAAGGGCAAGCGTCTCGGTATTCTCGGCCTCGGCCAGATCGGCAAGGCCTTTGGCCGCCGCGCCGAAGCCTTCGGCATGGACGTGCACTTCTGGAACCGCTCGCCGGTCAAGGACACGACCTGGAAGTCCTGCGCCTCGCCGGTGGCACTGGCGCAAGACAGCGACGTGCTGTGCGTCATCGTTGCCGCGAATGCGCAGACGAAAGACATCGTCAATGGTGAGGTTCTCAAGGCGCTGGGACCGAAGGGTATCCTGATCAATATCGCCCGCGGCAGCGTCGTCGACGAAAACGCGCTGCTCGCCGCCCTCAACGACGGCACGATCGGCGCAGCCGGTCTCGACGTCTATCTCGACGAACCACGCATTCGCGAAGATTTCTTCACCGCGCCGAACACGGTGCTGATGCCGCACCAGGGCAGCGCCACGGTCGAGACCCGCGTCGCCATGGGGGAGCTGGTGCTTGCCAATATCGCCGCGCATTTCGCCGGCGAAAAGCCGCCGACCACCGTCAATTGA
- a CDS encoding amino acid ABC transporter ATP-binding protein produces the protein MTEVNANASAAATRGTSELAVRMEGVNKWYGGFHALKDVELSVNRGERIVICGPSGSGKSTLIRCINQLETIQKGKIVVDGHDLTAGGKNVDIVRQETGMVFQQFNLFPHMTVLENCTLAPMKVRGISKVEAEKTARKYLERVRIPEQAEKYPAQLSGGQQQRVAIARALCMNPKIMLFDEPTSALDPEMVKEVLDTMIDLAKEGMTMLCVTHEMGFARQVADRVIFMDRGEILETAAPEEFFGNPKNERLKIFLGQIS, from the coding sequence ATGACTGAGGTGAACGCAAACGCATCGGCCGCGGCCACGCGAGGAACTTCCGAACTCGCCGTCAGGATGGAAGGCGTCAACAAGTGGTATGGCGGCTTTCACGCGCTGAAGGACGTCGAACTGTCGGTCAACCGGGGGGAGCGGATCGTCATCTGCGGCCCTTCCGGCTCCGGCAAGTCGACGCTGATCCGCTGCATCAACCAGCTGGAGACGATCCAGAAGGGCAAAATCGTCGTCGACGGCCATGACCTGACCGCCGGCGGCAAGAACGTCGATATCGTCCGCCAGGAGACCGGCATGGTCTTCCAGCAGTTCAACCTCTTCCCGCATATGACGGTCCTGGAAAACTGTACGCTGGCGCCGATGAAGGTGCGCGGCATTTCCAAGGTCGAGGCGGAGAAGACCGCTCGCAAATACCTGGAACGGGTGCGCATTCCCGAACAGGCGGAAAAATATCCCGCCCAGCTTTCCGGCGGCCAGCAGCAGCGTGTCGCGATCGCGCGGGCGCTGTGCATGAACCCGAAGATCATGCTGTTCGACGAGCCGACCTCGGCGCTTGATCCGGAAATGGTCAAGGAAGTGCTCGACACCATGATCGATCTCGCCAAGGAGGGCATGACCATGCTCTGCGTCACTCATGAAATGGGCTTTGCCCGCCAGGTCGCCGACCGGGTGATCTTCATGGACCGCGGCGAGATCCTCGAAACCGCCGCGCCGGAAGAATTCTTCGGCAATCCCAAGAACGAGCGCCTGAAGATCTTCCTCGGACAGATCTCTTGA
- a CDS encoding transporter substrate-binding domain-containing protein yields MNISRRMVMAVIGAGLMIGAGASTASAQTVESIKSAGTVKIGMLVDFPPFGIMNTSNEPDGYDADVAKLLAKEFGVKVQIVPVTGPNRIPYLQSNQVDLLVASLGITEERAKSVDFSQPYAGISIGVFGAKATEVSKPEDLSGKTIGVARASTQDTGVTKIAPKDAKIQRFDDDASAVQALLSGQVQLIGVSNVVAAQIEKAAPGRFTQKLQLSQQVQGIAVRKGSSELLTAVNAFIAKVKANGELGKIHEKWLGAPLPDFVANAK; encoded by the coding sequence ATGAACATTTCTAGACGCATGGTTATGGCCGTCATCGGCGCAGGCCTGATGATCGGCGCAGGCGCCTCCACCGCATCGGCGCAGACCGTCGAGAGCATCAAATCCGCAGGCACCGTCAAGATCGGCATGCTGGTCGACTTCCCGCCGTTCGGGATCATGAACACCTCGAACGAGCCGGACGGTTATGACGCCGACGTGGCAAAGCTGCTCGCCAAGGAATTCGGCGTGAAGGTGCAGATCGTTCCGGTCACCGGCCCGAACCGCATTCCCTACCTGCAGAGCAACCAGGTCGACCTGCTTGTCGCCTCGCTCGGCATCACCGAAGAACGCGCCAAGAGCGTCGACTTCTCGCAGCCCTATGCCGGCATCTCGATCGGCGTGTTCGGCGCCAAGGCGACCGAGGTCTCCAAGCCGGAAGACCTCTCCGGCAAGACGATCGGCGTCGCCCGCGCCTCGACGCAGGATACCGGCGTCACCAAGATCGCCCCTAAGGATGCCAAGATCCAGCGTTTCGACGACGATGCCAGCGCAGTACAGGCCCTGTTGTCCGGCCAGGTACAGCTGATCGGCGTCTCGAACGTTGTCGCCGCCCAGATCGAAAAGGCCGCTCCCGGCCGGTTCACCCAGAAGCTTCAACTTAGCCAGCAGGTTCAGGGGATCGCCGTGCGCAAGGGCTCGAGCGAGCTGTTGACGGCTGTCAACGCCTTCATCGCCAAGGTGAAGGCCAATGGCGAACTCGGCAAGATCCATGAAAAGTGGCTCGGCGCTCCGCTGCCGGACTTCGTCGCCAACGCCAAGTAA
- a CDS encoding amino acid ABC transporter permease — translation MIRPFGINEFWIIVLAAQWTIALSAIAFAGGGIGGLLIALMRVSDAKWPRRIATGFIRVFQGTPLLMQLFLVFFGMNILGFAINPWLAATVALTLHASAFLGEIWRGCIEAVPPGQREAATALGLRYYNRMRYIVLPQASKIAVAPTVGFLVQLIKGTSLAAIIGFTELTRQGQIINNATFSPFMVFGTVAAVYFVLCWPLSVLARRMELRFSRATAR, via the coding sequence TTGATCAGACCTTTCGGCATCAACGAATTCTGGATCATCGTGCTTGCCGCGCAGTGGACCATTGCGCTGTCGGCGATCGCCTTTGCCGGCGGCGGCATCGGCGGGCTGCTGATCGCGCTCATGCGCGTCTCGGATGCGAAATGGCCGCGGCGGATCGCCACCGGCTTCATCCGCGTCTTCCAGGGAACGCCGCTCTTGATGCAGCTCTTCCTGGTGTTTTTCGGCATGAACATCCTCGGTTTCGCCATCAACCCATGGCTTGCCGCAACCGTCGCGCTTACCCTGCATGCCAGCGCATTTCTGGGCGAAATCTGGCGCGGCTGCATCGAGGCGGTGCCGCCGGGTCAGCGGGAGGCCGCGACCGCGCTTGGCCTGCGCTACTATAACCGGATGCGCTACATCGTCCTGCCGCAGGCCTCGAAGATCGCGGTGGCGCCGACGGTCGGCTTCCTGGTGCAGCTGATCAAGGGCACCTCGCTGGCAGCGATCATCGGCTTTACCGAACTCACCCGCCAGGGCCAGATCATCAACAACGCCACGTTCAGCCCGTTCATGGTGTTTGGCACGGTAGCCGCGGTCTATTTCGTCCTCTGCTGGCCGCTTTCGGTGCTGGCGCGACGCATGGAACTCAGATTTTCCCGCGCAACGGCACGTTGA
- a CDS encoding amino acid ABC transporter permease: protein MYNFNFEPVFAGFDQLLLGAWLTIQLSVAAMIIGLIVSIACAAGKTSGIAPLRWVIDAYIEIIRNTPFLVQIFFIFFGLPSLGIFLTPNSAALVALVVNFGAYGTEIIRAGIESIQKGQIEAGTALGLSKLQIFRYIIMKPALRTVYPSLTSQFIYLMLTSSVVSAISADDLAAAGNNLQSQTFASFEVYIVITIMYLVMSVGFSTIFSMIEKAAFKYPLSR from the coding sequence TTGTACAATTTCAATTTCGAGCCCGTATTTGCGGGTTTCGACCAGCTTCTGCTCGGCGCCTGGCTGACGATCCAGCTTTCGGTGGCGGCGATGATCATCGGCCTGATCGTCTCGATCGCGTGCGCCGCCGGCAAGACCTCGGGCATTGCGCCGCTTCGCTGGGTCATCGACGCCTATATCGAGATCATCCGCAACACGCCGTTCCTGGTGCAGATCTTCTTCATCTTCTTCGGCCTGCCGTCGCTCGGGATCTTTTTAACGCCGAACAGCGCGGCGCTCGTGGCGCTGGTCGTCAATTTCGGCGCCTACGGCACGGAAATCATCCGCGCCGGCATCGAGTCGATCCAGAAGGGGCAGATCGAGGCCGGCACCGCGCTCGGCCTCTCGAAGCTGCAGATCTTCCGCTACATCATCATGAAACCGGCGCTGCGCACCGTCTATCCGTCGCTGACTAGCCAGTTCATCTATTTGATGCTGACCTCCAGCGTCGTCTCGGCGATCTCGGCCGACGACCTCGCCGCCGCCGGCAACAATCTGCAGTCGCAGACCTTCGCGAGCTTCGAGGTCTATATCGTCATCACGATCATGTACCTCGTCATGTCGGTCGGTTTCTCGACGATCTTCTCGATGATCGAGAAGGCCGCCTTCAAATATCCGTTGAGCCGATAG
- a CDS encoding LacI family DNA-binding transcriptional regulator — protein sequence MPFEDKKKSRVTLLDVARRANVSRATASLVIRKSPLVGADTRARVEQAMRELGYVYNMGAARLRAERSHTVGVIVPNLTNPFFAELLSGIEAVIDSAGMVVILANSGDLVERQDMVMRRMREHGVDGVIICPAAGTEPAFLHQLADWDLPLVQVLRQISEEVDYAGSDYAAGMRQAVDYLASLGHRTIAFAVHGPIHSAYRERVEGFCDAMQSRGLDPNLIVGLPIQIGEIADAAHLLFGEGEQPTAVICFNDVIALGLSAGLYDRGLKVGENFSLIGFDDVTDAEAMRPRLTSVSTGPVAIGGNAARLLLDRLADPIRPSHRVVNETVLHIRQSCGPVAVSALQQSR from the coding sequence ATGCCATTCGAAGACAAAAAGAAAAGCCGTGTGACGCTTCTCGACGTAGCGCGGCGCGCCAATGTGTCCCGCGCAACCGCCTCGCTCGTCATCCGCAAGAGCCCGCTGGTCGGTGCCGATACGCGGGCGCGCGTCGAGCAGGCGATGCGCGAGCTCGGCTATGTCTACAACATGGGGGCCGCCCGGCTCAGGGCCGAGCGCAGCCACACCGTCGGCGTCATCGTACCCAATCTGACGAACCCGTTCTTCGCCGAACTGCTCTCCGGCATCGAGGCGGTGATCGATTCGGCCGGCATGGTGGTGATCCTTGCCAACAGCGGCGATCTCGTCGAACGCCAGGACATGGTGATGCGGCGGATGCGCGAGCACGGCGTCGATGGCGTCATCATCTGCCCGGCGGCCGGCACCGAACCCGCGTTCCTTCACCAGCTCGCCGACTGGGATCTACCCCTGGTGCAGGTGCTCCGCCAGATCTCCGAGGAAGTCGATTATGCCGGTTCCGATTATGCGGCTGGCATGCGTCAGGCAGTGGATTATCTGGCCTCGCTCGGCCACCGGACGATCGCTTTCGCCGTCCACGGGCCGATCCATTCCGCCTATCGCGAGCGCGTCGAGGGATTTTGCGATGCCATGCAATCACGCGGGCTCGATCCGAACTTGATCGTGGGTCTGCCGATCCAGATCGGCGAAATTGCCGATGCGGCGCATCTCCTCTTCGGTGAGGGGGAACAGCCGACGGCGGTGATCTGTTTCAACGACGTGATCGCGCTTGGCCTTTCCGCCGGCCTCTACGACCGGGGCCTGAAGGTCGGCGAGAATTTTTCGCTGATCGGTTTTGACGACGTGACCGACGCGGAGGCGATGCGGCCGAGGCTTACGTCCGTTTCCACCGGGCCGGTGGCGATCGGCGGGAATGCGGCCCGGCTTCTCCTCGACCGGTTGGCCGATCCCATCCGCCCGTCTCACAGGGTTGTGAATGAAACGGTTTTGCATATCCGCCAATCCTGCGGGCCGGTCGCCGTCTCGGCCTTGCAACAATCCCGATAG
- a CDS encoding type II toxin-antitoxin system VapB family antitoxin: MPLYIKDPEVDKLTAELVSLIKTSKVDAVKTALKHEIASRKGSLPIRDRLAKSLAMARAAGPFAPGDHKRATDEMWDED; the protein is encoded by the coding sequence ATGCCTCTCTACATCAAGGACCCCGAAGTCGACAAGCTCACGGCGGAACTTGTGAGCCTCATCAAGACGTCCAAAGTAGACGCAGTGAAGACGGCGTTGAAGCACGAGATCGCCAGCCGCAAAGGCAGCTTGCCCATTCGCGACCGGTTGGCAAAATCTCTGGCGATGGCCCGCGCTGCGGGACCATTCGCACCCGGCGACCACAAGCGCGCGACCGATGAAATGTGGGACGAAGACTGA
- a CDS encoding type II toxin-antitoxin system VapC family toxin, giving the protein MLDRIGQDPGPFYVSSVVRMEASLSLTRRKAGVSGRDKPATPEMLAESRRLVDQFIADLEARDIMISGDVGTKALDAAQDFGKIVNHPAKLNMGDCFSYACAKAYRTKVAYKGNDFALTDIGW; this is encoded by the coding sequence TTGCTGGACCGTATCGGCCAAGATCCTGGTCCGTTCTATGTGTCATCTGTGGTGCGGATGGAGGCCTCGCTTTCGCTGACACGCCGCAAGGCTGGGGTAAGTGGCCGAGACAAGCCCGCCACCCCCGAAATGCTGGCGGAGTCTCGCCGTCTGGTGGACCAGTTCATTGCCGATCTGGAGGCCCGGGACATCATGATCAGCGGAGACGTGGGGACAAAGGCCTTGGACGCCGCCCAGGACTTCGGCAAGATCGTCAACCACCCCGCAAAGCTCAATATGGGAGATTGCTTCTCCTATGCCTGCGCAAAGGCTTATAGGACCAAGGTTGCCTATAAGGGCAACGACTTCGCCTTGACGGATATAGGCTGGTGA
- a CDS encoding inositol monophosphatase family protein, translating into MASAFDLSSLQSRARTAIEVARRVGMEAAAFRAEALPETLGVENKGLQDFVTVADKRAEKAIRASLLGEFPDDSFLGEEGGGQSGERGTWVVDPIDGTTNFIRGFRHWGVSIAFISGGKILVGVIYDAAQDRVFHAIRGEGAFKEGKPITAAKTSDPNHAIAILGHSRRTDFEDYLAISRKLYERGIDYRRMGAAAIGLVRVAEGVSDLYYERHLSSWDMLAGVLIASEAGATIAVPPLEDLLSRGGPVVACSPGLAGEFAFLMEMEGLAAGQ; encoded by the coding sequence ATGGCATCTGCATTCGATCTCTCCTCCCTGCAATCCCGCGCCAGGACCGCAATCGAGGTCGCTCGCCGGGTCGGCATGGAGGCAGCCGCCTTCCGCGCCGAGGCGCTTCCCGAAACGCTCGGCGTCGAGAACAAGGGCCTGCAGGATTTCGTCACCGTCGCCGACAAACGGGCTGAAAAAGCGATCCGCGCATCCCTGCTCGGCGAATTTCCCGACGATTCCTTCCTGGGCGAAGAGGGCGGCGGGCAGTCCGGAGAACGCGGCACCTGGGTCGTCGATCCGATCGACGGCACAACCAATTTCATCCGTGGCTTCCGCCATTGGGGCGTCTCGATCGCCTTCATCTCCGGCGGCAAGATCCTGGTGGGCGTGATTTATGACGCCGCGCAGGACCGGGTTTTCCATGCGATCCGCGGCGAGGGGGCCTTCAAGGAAGGCAAGCCGATCACAGCGGCCAAGACGAGCGATCCCAACCACGCGATCGCCATTCTTGGCCATTCCCGACGCACTGATTTCGAGGACTACCTCGCCATCTCCCGAAAACTCTACGAGCGCGGCATCGACTACCGCCGCATGGGAGCCGCAGCGATCGGCCTGGTTCGCGTCGCCGAAGGTGTTTCCGACCTCTATTACGAACGGCACCTTTCCTCCTGGGACATGCTCGCCGGCGTGCTGATCGCATCGGAAGCGGGTGCGACGATCGCCGTGCCGCCGCTCGAGGATCTGCTTTCTCGGGGTGGGCCGGTGGTCGCCTGTTCGCCGGGGCTTGCCGGCGAATTCGCCTTCCTAATGGAAATGGAAGGCCTGGCTGCCGGGCAGTGA
- a CDS encoding LacI family DNA-binding transcriptional regulator, with protein sequence MSGMSREPRRVTSFDVARAAGVSRAAVSRAFTPDASVSEKTRQKVYQAAKELGYRVNYLARSLTNKRSDFVGLVAAGLDNPFRTQQLENLARALIARNYRPILLPTSKEADSATVIGQLLHYAVSGVIITSDAPPSHIFEECAVEGVPIVLVNKGEDFPFVDRVVSDDRMSGYTAVDHLVEAGAKKLAVIAGTAVSYSSRRRAEAFQSRCQMLGLDAPLIPVAINDYAHGHEVAQALIDLGIDGVFSVNDYMACGVLDGLAEAGRSYGSVKVIGHDDIPQASWSAYDLTTFVQPCDVQAEQVIDLLTSRMSEPDAVARVEFTPVTLIKRRSA encoded by the coding sequence ATGAGCGGCATGTCCCGCGAGCCACGCCGCGTGACCTCCTTCGACGTCGCCCGTGCAGCCGGCGTCTCCCGCGCCGCCGTGTCGCGCGCCTTCACGCCGGATGCCAGCGTTTCGGAAAAAACCCGGCAGAAAGTGTATCAGGCTGCCAAGGAACTCGGCTACCGGGTCAATTATCTCGCCCGCAGCCTCACCAACAAGCGTTCCGATTTCGTCGGCCTGGTCGCCGCCGGCCTCGACAATCCGTTTCGCACCCAGCAGCTCGAAAATTTGGCCCGCGCGCTAATCGCCCGCAATTACCGACCGATCCTTTTGCCTACCTCCAAGGAAGCGGACAGCGCCACGGTCATCGGCCAATTGCTGCATTACGCCGTTTCCGGGGTCATCATCACCTCGGATGCACCGCCCTCGCATATTTTCGAGGAATGCGCGGTCGAGGGCGTGCCGATCGTGCTGGTCAACAAGGGCGAGGATTTTCCCTTCGTCGACCGGGTTGTCTCCGATGACCGGATGTCGGGTTACACGGCCGTCGACCATCTCGTCGAAGCGGGTGCCAAAAAGCTTGCTGTCATCGCCGGCACCGCCGTCTCCTATTCCTCGCGCCGTCGCGCCGAGGCTTTTCAGAGCCGCTGCCAGATGCTCGGGCTCGATGCGCCGCTGATCCCGGTCGCCATCAACGACTACGCCCATGGGCACGAGGTGGCGCAGGCTCTGATCGACCTTGGCATCGACGGGGTGTTTTCGGTCAATGACTACATGGCCTGCGGCGTCCTCGACGGGCTCGCCGAGGCCGGCCGGAGCTACGGTTCTGTCAAGGTGATCGGCCATGACGACATCCCTCAGGCAAGCTGGTCGGCCTATGACCTCACCACCTTCGTACAGCCCTGCGACGTACAGGCGGAACAGGTGATCGATCTCCTGACCAGCCGCATGTCCGAACCGGACGCCGTCGCAAGAGTGGAGTTCACACCGGTGACGCTGATCAAAAGAAGAAGTGCATAA